Proteins encoded in a region of the Fibrobacter sp. UWB15 genome:
- a CDS encoding PASTA domain-containing protein: MDKVKTILNKVLSWAKTAPVVKALCVWIVLLVLLAFFVDKLVMPIFSGHFASTGEVPNLEGMSEEAAQKALEDAGFKYEWLEEVRYSAQIPAGMVLVQMPAAGRTAKLGRTVKLTRSLGLREVEIPDLRGKSQKQASISLARAGLVQGAIVKGAHQSIPRGVVIRTIPVAGEKVRIGDTVKVVISAGATQGKTVLPDFSGEQIDNVYVKLETLGFKVGKIKRKKDEEGRAPGTVIETSPKHGDYLPPDTKINFVIAD, translated from the coding sequence ATGGATAAAGTAAAAACGATTTTGAATAAAGTTTTGTCCTGGGCCAAGACGGCGCCTGTAGTGAAGGCTCTTTGCGTCTGGATTGTATTACTGGTCCTGTTGGCGTTCTTTGTGGACAAACTTGTCATGCCGATTTTTTCGGGCCATTTTGCCTCTACAGGCGAAGTTCCGAATTTGGAAGGCATGAGCGAAGAAGCAGCCCAGAAGGCTTTGGAAGATGCCGGATTCAAGTACGAATGGCTTGAAGAAGTCCGCTACAGCGCGCAGATTCCGGCCGGCATGGTCCTTGTGCAGATGCCTGCCGCGGGCCGTACAGCAAAGCTTGGCCGCACGGTCAAACTTACCAGGAGTTTGGGACTTCGCGAAGTGGAAATTCCTGATCTGCGCGGCAAGAGCCAAAAACAAGCCTCTATCTCGCTTGCACGTGCGGGCCTTGTGCAAGGCGCTATTGTGAAGGGCGCTCACCAGAGCATTCCCCGCGGTGTCGTGATTCGCACGATTCCTGTGGCTGGCGAAAAGGTCCGCATTGGCGATACGGTGAAGGTCGTGATTTCGGCTGGCGCTACCCAGGGTAAGACTGTTCTGCCGGACTTTAGCGGCGAACAAATTGACAACGTTTATGTTAAACTTGAAACTCTCGGCTTTAAAGTCGGAAAAATCAAGCGCAAGAAAGACGAAGAAGGCCGTGCGCCTGGTACGGTAATCGAGACTTCGCCGAAGCATGGCGATTATTTGCCGCCCGACACCAAGATTAACTTCGTGATTGCGGACTAA
- a CDS encoding Crp/Fnr family transcriptional regulator: MDNNVCGLLKGVDLFSELTEEQLGLLANLVVVQDFNRDETVVLEGDCSMKALYLIASGTVQVYMTGVDGRETILSFLERGDFFGEMSLIDGEPRSASVRTVTDAQLMIIHREPFLTLIRQTPEIAMSLLSEMSKRLRKANKQIGSLSTMSVSGRVAGTLLNLMEERGMRIHTDNGQMVTVIHNRPTQQQLADMSGTTRETVSRICSMLVKANAIAMTGKDIVIFDETALQEKATKG, translated from the coding sequence ATGGACAACAATGTATGTGGACTCTTGAAAGGGGTTGACCTTTTCTCTGAATTGACGGAAGAACAACTTGGCTTGCTTGCCAACTTGGTTGTTGTCCAGGACTTCAACCGCGACGAAACGGTGGTGCTCGAAGGCGACTGCTCGATGAAGGCGCTGTACCTGATTGCGTCTGGTACGGTGCAGGTCTATATGACCGGCGTCGATGGGCGCGAGACGATCCTCAGTTTCTTGGAACGCGGCGACTTCTTTGGCGAAATGTCGCTCATCGACGGCGAACCGAGGTCTGCCTCGGTGCGCACCGTCACCGATGCGCAGCTGATGATCATTCACCGCGAACCGTTCTTGACGCTGATTCGCCAGACTCCTGAAATTGCGATGTCTCTTTTGTCCGAAATGAGCAAGAGACTGCGTAAGGCGAACAAGCAAATCGGTTCCTTGTCGACTATGTCCGTAAGTGGCCGCGTGGCAGGTACCTTACTGAACCTGATGGAAGAACGCGGCATGCGCATTCATACGGACAACGGCCAGATGGTGACGGTGATTCACAACCGTCCGACTCAGCAGCAGTTGGCAGACATGTCGGGTACCACTCGCGAAACGGTGAGTCGCATTTGCTCGATGCTTGTAAAGGCAAACGCCATCGCCATGACCGGAAAAGACATTGTCATTTTCGATGAAACCGCTTTGCAGGAGAAAGCTACTAAAGGTTAG
- a CDS encoding adenylosuccinate synthase: MANRVVIGSQWGDEGKAKVVDFLTLDADYIVRFQGGANAGHTVEVGDKKFVFHLIPSGIMHDDKICVIGNGVVLDPVQTLAEIADLHTKGINPEGRLFIADNAHVVLPYHSTLDKAKEKKAGKGAIGTTGRGIGPCYSDKVNRIGVRVGDLMDERELRPRVEAMAKVHNEEFKVMYDVPEIDPEQVIKDYLELGQKIKPFVRDVSAMLYAAVKAGKRLVFEGAQGTILDVDQGTYPFVTSSNTVAGYASCGAGIGPTAIDQVVGVVKAYTTRVGNGPFPTELLDETGDTLRKIGNEYGATTGRNRRCGWFDAPVVRKAAVVNGLTHLAITKLDVLDTFDTIKICTHYECDGEKIENFPNQLSKVGRCVPVYEEMPGWKCDTTKCRKLEELPENARKYLNRMAELVGVKIGMISIGAKRDQSIIVDLD; this comes from the coding sequence ATGGCAAATCGTGTTGTAATCGGTTCCCAGTGGGGTGACGAAGGCAAGGCCAAGGTTGTTGATTTTCTGACTCTGGACGCAGACTACATCGTGCGTTTCCAGGGTGGCGCAAACGCTGGCCATACCGTAGAGGTGGGTGACAAGAAGTTTGTGTTCCACCTGATTCCCTCGGGCATTATGCATGATGACAAGATTTGTGTGATCGGTAACGGCGTGGTGCTTGACCCGGTGCAGACGCTCGCCGAAATCGCCGACTTGCATACCAAGGGAATCAATCCGGAAGGTCGTCTGTTTATTGCCGACAACGCACACGTGGTGCTCCCGTACCACTCTACCCTCGACAAGGCCAAGGAAAAGAAGGCTGGCAAGGGTGCTATCGGTACTACGGGCCGTGGCATCGGCCCCTGCTACAGCGACAAGGTGAACCGTATTGGTGTCCGCGTAGGCGACCTCATGGACGAACGCGAACTGCGCCCCCGTGTCGAAGCGATGGCCAAGGTCCACAACGAAGAATTCAAGGTGATGTACGATGTTCCCGAAATTGATCCGGAACAGGTCATCAAGGACTACCTCGAACTCGGCCAGAAAATCAAGCCGTTCGTGCGCGACGTGAGCGCTATGCTTTATGCCGCCGTGAAGGCCGGCAAGCGCTTGGTGTTCGAAGGCGCCCAGGGTACCATCCTCGACGTGGACCAGGGAACTTACCCGTTCGTGACCTCCAGCAACACGGTTGCAGGTTACGCAAGCTGCGGTGCAGGCATCGGCCCGACTGCCATTGACCAGGTGGTGGGCGTGGTGAAGGCTTACACGACCCGCGTGGGTAACGGCCCCTTCCCGACTGAACTCTTGGACGAAACGGGCGACACGCTCCGTAAGATTGGTAACGAATACGGTGCAACCACGGGCCGCAACCGCCGCTGCGGTTGGTTCGATGCTCCGGTGGTCCGCAAGGCTGCCGTGGTGAACGGCCTCACTCACTTGGCTATTACCAAGCTGGACGTGCTTGACACCTTCGATACCATCAAGATTTGTACTCACTACGAATGCGACGGCGAAAAGATTGAAAACTTCCCGAACCAGCTTTCGAAGGTTGGCCGCTGCGTGCCGGTCTACGAAGAAATGCCGGGCTGGAAGTGCGATACCACCAAGTGCCGCAAGCTCGAAGAATTGCCGGAAAATGCCCGCAAGTACCTGAACCGCATGGCGGAACTCGTGGGTGTGAAGATCGGCATGATTTCGATCGGTGCAAAGCGTGACCAGAGCATCATCGTAGATTTGGACTAG
- a CDS encoding TIGR02171 family protein, with the protein MKTKIPRKNFGRLLVGLLFCVLWGACSNSHYEEQEDSVADADVPAVDSVKVPVIRVDSLRPEMMRIQPNGATVLLGDGRMRVNLDYDYSLGIHEVTCAEYKVVYKMEPDLFYSDCEQDYLPVSKVTYYDAVLFANAYGRIRGHDTVYVYRHPVFNSTGNCVNLEGLEVRTDVDGYRLPTEAEWMLAASQAWDVERCSWNASNSNFEPRLVCSFPDSIGFCDLAGNLLELTNDWLGDLVDTVVGNYVGAPTSNSLYEKVVKGGAMLQGSGDIKLSNRKDVYPVTASTNLPYMGFRLAFGKIPEAVWMDECGDVATSFIKLKAFYSDIREVIGVGRAKLAFRNDKTGNLAYVDYSNGARVVEFADSIPVYHPEISPDGMKVVFCTGVEGIDGESSVYVRNLDASGSGLVKLDAKNASIPRWYVDDKGDTSIVYVDNVGDNSDDAVFFARSTWMVPFANGKFGKPKKVLDGAYHSGFGRKGNFAVSGARKLRVYANGKDEIWYDGEQACNASLSKDSLNQVLFLDFGGATGRKFANEKYGVHERVLVADSTGKLVKAIPAPKGYSFDHSEWTGRENWAIASLVNSNGDHSKIVLVNVLDSSVVELAEGDEVWHPSLWVMSDEPFGDISLNVDSAGMYWDPVSQSGVRSAALKMRMFWDMHDSLEVIAVGSSRAERGFDPARISRPSLNFGFIGGDSWASLYLLDNYIVPHARALKYLIIEISFDLMKNAPITRMAKVFGLAPGYAYDKEHGFWKDSVPDAFLRMVDVNVCYSNEDSLNYVDSRGLLKIEANGWGEEPAILVDTMHKSGNVIYARSLDSLTAFIDSTQNKGFKIIGLIYPQSPEYAKTGSFGRHGVRRSVAIETAAYLDSLASVYPHFILMDENKFGAHDYTDAMANDYDHLSALGAEHLSARLDSLIKTLDR; encoded by the coding sequence GTGAAAACGAAAATTCCAAGAAAGAATTTCGGGAGGCTGCTTGTCGGCCTCCTTTTCTGTGTGCTTTGGGGGGCGTGTTCAAATTCGCATTATGAAGAACAAGAAGACTCGGTGGCCGATGCTGATGTTCCGGCGGTTGACTCGGTCAAGGTCCCTGTCATAAGGGTAGATTCCCTAAGACCCGAAATGATGAGAATTCAGCCTAATGGGGCGACTGTATTGTTGGGTGATGGCCGGATGCGGGTGAACTTGGATTATGATTATTCACTCGGGATTCACGAGGTGACTTGTGCTGAATATAAAGTGGTTTATAAAATGGAGCCCGACCTCTTTTATTCGGATTGTGAGCAAGATTATTTGCCTGTAAGCAAAGTGACGTACTATGATGCAGTTCTTTTTGCAAATGCGTATGGCAGGATTCGCGGGCACGATACAGTCTATGTTTATCGGCATCCGGTTTTTAATTCAACAGGAAATTGCGTTAACCTCGAAGGTTTAGAAGTTCGCACGGATGTAGATGGATATCGTTTGCCAACGGAAGCTGAATGGATGTTGGCTGCATCGCAAGCATGGGATGTTGAACGTTGTAGTTGGAATGCCTCCAATTCTAATTTTGAACCCCGTTTGGTATGTTCTTTTCCCGATTCGATAGGCTTTTGCGATCTTGCGGGCAATTTGTTGGAACTGACGAATGACTGGCTTGGTGATTTGGTAGATACGGTTGTAGGAAATTATGTTGGGGCCCCGACGAGCAATTCGTTGTACGAAAAAGTTGTTAAGGGTGGGGCGATGCTGCAGGGATCTGGTGATATCAAATTGAGTAATCGAAAAGATGTTTACCCTGTCACGGCGTCGACGAATTTACCGTATATGGGTTTTCGTCTTGCGTTTGGAAAAATTCCTGAAGCCGTTTGGATGGATGAATGCGGTGATGTTGCGACAAGCTTTATAAAATTGAAGGCGTTTTATTCGGATATTCGTGAGGTGATTGGAGTTGGACGCGCGAAACTTGCTTTTAGAAATGACAAGACTGGAAATTTGGCGTATGTAGATTATAGCAACGGGGCTCGTGTGGTTGAATTTGCGGACAGCATTCCTGTGTATCATCCAGAAATTTCACCTGATGGCATGAAGGTTGTGTTTTGCACGGGCGTAGAAGGCATTGACGGGGAATCTTCGGTATATGTGAGAAACTTGGATGCGTCGGGTAGTGGACTTGTAAAACTGGATGCCAAAAATGCGTCGATTCCCCGCTGGTATGTAGACGACAAGGGAGATACCTCGATTGTCTATGTAGACAATGTCGGAGACAATAGTGACGACGCGGTTTTCTTTGCGCGCTCAACATGGATGGTTCCGTTTGCGAATGGAAAATTCGGAAAACCGAAAAAGGTTTTAGATGGTGCTTATCATAGCGGTTTTGGACGCAAAGGGAATTTTGCTGTGTCGGGTGCGCGCAAGCTTCGCGTGTATGCAAATGGAAAAGATGAAATTTGGTATGATGGAGAACAAGCTTGCAATGCGTCACTTTCGAAGGACAGTTTGAATCAAGTTCTTTTTTTGGATTTTGGCGGTGCTACTGGAAGAAAGTTTGCAAATGAAAAGTACGGCGTACATGAACGAGTGCTTGTTGCTGACAGCACTGGAAAATTGGTAAAAGCGATTCCTGCGCCTAAGGGATATTCTTTTGATCATTCTGAATGGACAGGCCGCGAGAATTGGGCGATAGCCTCGCTTGTGAATTCAAATGGAGACCATTCGAAAATCGTACTTGTGAACGTTCTTGATTCTAGTGTGGTTGAACTTGCCGAAGGCGATGAAGTCTGGCACCCGAGTTTGTGGGTGATGTCAGACGAACCTTTTGGAGATATTTCTTTGAATGTGGATAGCGCTGGCATGTATTGGGATCCTGTGTCTCAGAGCGGTGTAAGGTCCGCCGCGCTTAAAATGCGTATGTTTTGGGATATGCATGATTCTTTAGAAGTGATTGCTGTAGGAAGTTCTCGTGCGGAGCGAGGCTTTGACCCTGCACGGATTTCAAGGCCGTCTTTGAATTTTGGCTTTATCGGAGGGGATTCGTGGGCTTCACTCTACTTACTTGACAATTATATTGTTCCGCATGCACGCGCACTGAAATATTTGATTATTGAAATATCATTTGATTTAATGAAAAATGCCCCGATTACACGAATGGCTAAAGTGTTCGGATTGGCGCCGGGTTATGCCTATGATAAGGAACATGGGTTCTGGAAAGATAGCGTACCCGATGCATTTTTAAGGATGGTCGATGTGAATGTTTGTTATTCGAACGAGGATTCTTTAAATTATGTTGACTCGCGTGGTTTGCTTAAAATAGAGGCTAATGGTTGGGGCGAAGAGCCGGCAATTTTGGTTGATACGATGCATAAGTCAGGCAATGTTATTTATGCTCGAAGTCTTGATAGCCTGACGGCTTTTATTGATAGTACGCAGAATAAAGGTTTTAAGATAATCGGATTGATTTATCCGCAATCTCCGGAGTATGCGAAGACTGGAAGCTTTGGGCGACACGGAGTTCGCAGGAGCGTGGCGATTGAAACCGCAGCGTATTTGGATTCGCTTGCAAGCGTGTATCCGCATTTTATTCTGATGGATGAAAATAAATTCGGTGCGCATGACTACACAGATGCTATGGCAAATGACTATGACCATTTGAGTGCCCTTGGCGCAGAACACTTGTCTGCGCGGCTGGATTCGTTGATAAAGACTTTAGATAGATGA
- a CDS encoding MoxR family ATPase — protein MDIQELSEKVRQQSAFCMNLLREVEGTVIGQKALVESILTGILADGHVLLEGLPGLAKTTAVKAFADAVSLDFKRIQFTPDLLPADLLGTTIYNAKEAKFETRKGPLFTNLVLADEINRAPSKVQSALLEAMQERHITIGDETFKLDEPFLVLATQNPIEQEGTYPLPEAQVDRFLLKVKVSYPNKADEMKILDAVAGAGLRQPQAVATKEDILAARQLVKQVYVDERVREYIVNLVLATRDPGSIKRSDLVGFVEVGASPRASIGLAQASKAHAFIQGRAYVTPEDVKAVAMEVLRHRIILSYEAEAEEVSAETVVQKILDSVEVP, from the coding sequence ATGGATATTCAGGAACTTTCGGAAAAGGTGAGGCAGCAGAGTGCTTTTTGCATGAATTTGCTGCGTGAAGTGGAAGGTACGGTGATTGGCCAGAAGGCTCTGGTGGAAAGCATTCTGACGGGTATTTTGGCGGACGGTCACGTGCTGCTGGAAGGCTTGCCGGGCCTTGCCAAGACGACTGCGGTGAAGGCTTTTGCCGATGCCGTTTCGCTGGATTTCAAGCGTATCCAGTTCACGCCCGACCTGTTGCCGGCGGACTTGCTGGGTACCACGATTTACAACGCGAAGGAAGCGAAGTTCGAGACCCGCAAGGGCCCGCTGTTTACGAACCTGGTGCTGGCCGACGAAATCAACCGTGCGCCGTCGAAGGTGCAGAGCGCCTTGCTCGAAGCGATGCAGGAACGCCACATCACTATCGGTGACGAGACGTTCAAGCTGGACGAGCCGTTCCTGGTGCTTGCCACGCAGAACCCGATTGAACAGGAAGGTACCTACCCGCTGCCCGAAGCCCAAGTGGACCGTTTCCTGTTGAAGGTGAAGGTCAGCTACCCGAACAAGGCCGACGAAATGAAGATTCTCGACGCCGTTGCCGGTGCGGGGCTGCGTCAGCCGCAGGCCGTCGCCACGAAGGAAGACATCCTGGCCGCCCGTCAGCTAGTGAAGCAGGTGTACGTGGACGAACGCGTCCGCGAATACATCGTGAACCTGGTGCTTGCGACCCGCGATCCGGGCAGCATCAAGCGCAGCGACCTGGTGGGTTTTGTGGAAGTGGGCGCCTCGCCCCGTGCATCCATCGGCCTTGCCCAGGCATCGAAGGCCCATGCGTTTATCCAGGGTCGCGCCTACGTGACGCCCGAAGACGTGAAGGCCGTCGCCATGGAAGTGCTCCGCCACCGCATTATCCTGAGCTACGAGGCCGAAGCGGAAGAAGTTTCTGCCGAGACTGTGGTGCAGAAGATTCTCGACAGCGTCGAAGTGCCGTAA
- a CDS encoding TfoX/Sxy family protein, with product MPSSEKFRDHVLEQFNGKPLEGGFRVTTRKMMGEYILYADGKIFGGIYDDRLLVKPVPAALAMLPGAKKQLPYDGAKPMLRITNEQIEDNDLLVRLLDVMLPELPASAKKKK from the coding sequence ATGCCGAGTTCAGAGAAGTTTCGTGATCACGTTTTGGAACAGTTCAATGGAAAGCCGCTTGAAGGTGGTTTCCGTGTGACCACCCGCAAGATGATGGGCGAGTACATCTTGTACGCTGACGGGAAAATCTTCGGCGGGATTTACGATGATCGCTTGCTGGTAAAGCCTGTGCCCGCGGCCTTGGCGATGCTCCCCGGCGCAAAGAAGCAACTGCCTTACGACGGCGCGAAACCCATGCTCCGCATCACCAACGAGCAGATTGAAGATAACGATCTCTTAGTTCGTTTGCTCGACGTGATGCTGCCGGAGTTACCTGCTTCCGCGAAGAAGAAAAAGTAG
- a CDS encoding Fic family protein has translation MKRPNLEKNLAEWQAMQPLSEHDQFRLSRRFSVDFNYNSNHIEGNTLTYGQTELLLFFGKVEGIAKVRDCEEMKASEVCLKIASEKSQDTLSPLTQNFIRQLHRTLIREDYQVHYTLPDENHSSYTIHAGQYKTRPNSVITRYGDIFTYASPEETPALMADLVDWYNETESSKSMNPVDLAALFHYRYIRIHPFEDGNGRIARLLVNYILARHGYPMMVVRSRKKNEYLDALHQSDLEVGDAPSDGAQATLRQIRAFKNYFKKIYAEEIAYNIGFVQEHSPDVWWYDGERITFRSENSTRILESLLDNPSITYRELQQKIGINMSAIQKQLKNMTDKGYILRSENEWRVIIVPST, from the coding sequence ATGAAGCGCCCAAATCTCGAAAAAAACCTTGCCGAATGGCAGGCAATGCAGCCCCTTAGCGAGCACGACCAATTTCGCCTGAGCCGTCGTTTTTCGGTGGATTTCAACTACAACAGCAACCATATCGAGGGCAATACGTTAACATACGGACAAACGGAATTGCTGCTCTTTTTTGGCAAGGTGGAAGGTATCGCGAAGGTTAGGGATTGCGAAGAAATGAAGGCCAGCGAAGTTTGTCTTAAAATAGCTTCAGAAAAATCGCAGGACACACTCTCACCATTAACCCAAAATTTCATCCGCCAATTGCACAGGACCCTGATTCGAGAAGATTATCAAGTTCATTACACTCTTCCCGACGAGAACCACTCATCATATACAATTCATGCGGGGCAATACAAAACGCGCCCGAACAGCGTCATTACACGTTATGGGGATATTTTCACCTACGCATCCCCAGAAGAAACGCCTGCCTTAATGGCTGACCTTGTAGATTGGTACAACGAAACGGAATCGTCAAAATCAATGAATCCTGTCGATCTCGCCGCTTTGTTCCATTACCGTTATATTCGCATTCACCCCTTTGAAGATGGAAACGGACGAATTGCACGATTACTCGTCAACTACATTCTAGCCAGGCACGGCTACCCAATGATGGTGGTCCGTAGCCGCAAGAAAAACGAATACCTTGACGCTCTACACCAATCCGATTTGGAAGTCGGCGACGCCCCTTCTGATGGAGCGCAAGCGACTCTTCGACAAATCAGGGCGTTCAAGAATTATTTCAAGAAAATTTATGCCGAAGAAATCGCATACAACATAGGCTTTGTTCAGGAGCATTCACCCGATGTTTGGTGGTACGATGGGGAACGGATAACATTCCGCAGCGAGAACTCGACAAGAATTCTCGAAAGCTTATTGGATAACCCATCCATTACATACCGAGAACTGCAACAAAAAATCGGGATCAACATGTCAGCCATTCAAAAACAGTTAAAAAATATGACCGACAAGGGGTATATCCTGCGGTCGGAAAACGAATGGCGAGTGATTATCGTTCCTTCTACGTAG
- a CDS encoding TIGR02147 family protein has translation MKPITEYQDYRRYMQDFYEEKKKSGFTWREFSKEAGFASPSYLKLVCEGKSSLSRVGLPRVANAMGLAGYERTYFEKMVEFGNASNDEKKKAAFTELTRIAKEQKARVIDSDTFAYYESAINSIVRELAPLMPGALPNEIAKRIRHLYTAQQVRDSLAMLTRAKFLEETGENVYRQTDKAITGSTEAIPLALRSMNREMCDLAKEAIDKVDVRERNISGVTMGVDALTFARISEEIDKCRRNVIALANGCKKIDRVYRLNLQLFPLTDNV, from the coding sequence ATGAAACCGATTACTGAATATCAAGATTACCGCCGCTATATGCAGGACTTCTATGAAGAAAAGAAGAAGTCCGGTTTTACTTGGCGCGAATTTTCGAAGGAAGCGGGTTTTGCATCGCCTTCGTACCTCAAGCTGGTTTGCGAAGGCAAGAGTTCACTCAGTCGCGTAGGGCTCCCGCGCGTGGCAAACGCCATGGGGCTTGCAGGTTACGAGCGAACCTACTTCGAGAAGATGGTCGAGTTCGGGAATGCATCGAACGACGAAAAGAAGAAGGCCGCATTCACGGAACTCACCCGCATTGCCAAGGAACAGAAAGCGCGCGTTATCGATTCCGACACGTTCGCCTACTACGAATCCGCCATCAATTCCATTGTGCGCGAGCTTGCGCCCCTGATGCCGGGCGCACTCCCGAACGAGATAGCAAAGCGAATCAGGCACCTTTACACCGCACAGCAGGTCCGCGATTCGCTTGCGATGCTCACTCGTGCGAAATTCCTCGAAGAAACCGGTGAGAATGTTTACCGCCAAACAGACAAGGCGATTACCGGCTCGACGGAGGCGATTCCTTTGGCGCTTCGTAGCATGAACCGCGAAATGTGCGACCTTGCGAAGGAAGCGATTGACAAGGTTGACGTGCGCGAGCGAAATATCTCTGGAGTGACCATGGGCGTCGACGCTTTGACTTTCGCACGGATTTCCGAAGAAATTGACAAGTGCCGTCGCAATGTGATTGCTCTTGCAAATGGTTGCAAGAAAATCGACCGCGTGTACCGTCTGAACTTGCAACTCTTCCCGCTCACGGACAATGTATAG
- a CDS encoding BatD family protein, with the protein MENDSLNVESVAADSLQSAGAGDSVAAAPEIEMPTPEQLGISILAGPQGGMPAVTVGDTFEFPVTVSWGVQGSALLVVPTGSANAKGLTQVGMSQESARSVKDGKEIASITFTYKIVAADTGDLHIPAMRFEIPTQMGQPLDLRSESVDVRVNEPFNPLPLGVGLTVAVCVLLAGLWRVKRRAAVREAVAAKNAAENALREQMLVLKQRVNTADSREWLLELESICKEYVADKFGMAASAVNLDNLVKEGKLEGWETLVEEFAHARYGGGKRDGFENKETWKGAMALMGISEDD; encoded by the coding sequence ATGGAAAATGATTCTTTGAATGTGGAAAGTGTGGCGGCGGATTCGTTGCAGTCTGCCGGTGCTGGCGATAGCGTTGCCGCAGCACCGGAGATCGAAATGCCGACGCCGGAACAGCTCGGGATTTCGATTTTGGCGGGGCCGCAAGGTGGAATGCCCGCGGTGACCGTGGGCGACACGTTTGAATTTCCGGTGACTGTTTCATGGGGCGTGCAAGGGAGTGCGCTTTTGGTGGTGCCGACGGGCTCGGCGAATGCGAAGGGGCTGACTCAGGTGGGCATGTCGCAGGAATCGGCGCGGTCGGTGAAAGACGGCAAGGAAATCGCCTCGATTACATTTACCTACAAGATTGTGGCCGCCGATACGGGTGACTTGCATATTCCGGCGATGCGGTTTGAAATTCCGACGCAAATGGGGCAACCGCTCGATTTGCGCAGCGAAAGCGTCGATGTGCGCGTGAATGAGCCTTTTAACCCGCTTCCGCTTGGTGTGGGGCTTACTGTGGCTGTTTGCGTGCTTTTAGCGGGCCTGTGGCGCGTGAAACGCCGTGCTGCCGTGCGAGAGGCCGTTGCGGCGAAAAACGCCGCAGAAAACGCCCTGCGCGAACAAATGCTGGTGCTCAAACAGCGCGTGAATACGGCGGACAGTCGCGAATGGTTGCTGGAACTCGAAAGCATCTGCAAGGAATACGTGGCCGATAAATTCGGAATGGCCGCCTCCGCGGTCAACCTCGATAACCTCGTGAAAGAGGGTAAATTGGAAGGCTGGGAAACCCTTGTAGAAGAATTCGCACACGCCCGCTACGGCGGCGGCAAGCGCGATGGTTTCGAAAACAAGGAAACCTGGAAGGGGGCCATGGCTCTCATGGGAATTTCCGAAGACGACTAA